The following coding sequences lie in one Mycoplasma tauri genomic window:
- a CDS encoding deoxyribonuclease IV: protein MLKLGSHISFKAPKYLYSSALESISNKANCMMIYLGAPQNVKRVDVSKYNYEKYLENFSNQIKPEDIIVHAPYIVNPSSVSKHKFAIDFLVEEINRMNYIGAKYLVLHPGAYTTFSIQESLDTFIYSVKEILKRTKDVVICVETMSGKGTEVGINFDQISYFIHKINNPRFKVCLDTCHVFDAGYDIRKYEAFKEEINKYDLLKHIKVIHLNDSKNDLGSHKDRHANIDKGFIGLKTLSKFVNDKDFDNVPIILETPWVDNKPIYDQEISLLLSTIKK from the coding sequence ATGCTTAAGTTAGGTAGTCATATTTCATTCAAAGCCCCAAAATATTTATACTCTTCAGCACTTGAAAGCATCAGTAATAAAGCTAATTGTATGATGATATATTTAGGTGCTCCACAAAATGTTAAAAGAGTTGATGTTTCTAAATACAACTATGAAAAATATTTAGAAAATTTTTCAAATCAAATAAAACCTGAGGATATTATTGTTCATGCACCATATATAGTTAATCCATCAAGTGTGAGCAAACATAAATTTGCTATTGATTTTTTAGTTGAAGAAATTAATAGAATGAATTATATTGGAGCAAAATATCTAGTTCTTCATCCTGGCGCTTATACAACATTTTCAATTCAAGAGTCTTTAGATACATTTATTTATTCAGTTAAAGAAATTTTAAAAAGAACCAAAGATGTTGTTATATGTGTTGAAACCATGTCTGGAAAAGGCACTGAAGTTGGAATAAATTTTGACCAAATTAGTTATTTTATACATAAAATCAATAATCCTCGTTTTAAGGTTTGTCTAGATACTTGTCATGTTTTTGATGCTGGTTATGACATTCGCAAGTATGAAGCATTTAAAGAAGAAATCAATAAATATGATTTGCTTAAACATATAAAAGTAATTCATCTTAATGATTCAAAAAATGATTTAGGATCTCATAAAGATAGGCACGCTAATATAGATAAAGGTTTCATAGGTCTTAAAACACTTTCAAAATTTGTTAATGATAAAGATTTTGACAATGTTCCAATTATTCTAGAGACACCGTGAGTTGATAATAAACCTATATATGATCAGGAAATATCACTATTACTTAGCACTATTAAAAAATAA
- a CDS encoding ATP-binding cassette domain-containing protein, giving the protein MIWIRKIIDKLKKSSAKMKPNYKSEYDRLVKKIETDDIDAESIPAIELKNVIIDFGETLAVDDVSFKIPNGKLVTLLGPSGSGKTTTLNAISGLLTVTSGNVYFNGKDVTNLSPQNRKLGFVFQNYALYPHMSVFDNIAFPLKNDSVWQNKILDRKNRAILKIKNIYLGTLNAEQSEINEINRLWNIYENISKETDYELAEFMVRINKNIEKARTDYKLAKIHLNGELSTISKTILKAHESLKKSSQTKVNLIKNYFNLMRANKEIKHESEYPKCEFLDQIDMSLLHKKNVKGINEAQAEFNKIENKILEFSKIDTKQFSEKTQLKLVKLESKLIKTSLYYKYCLNTYKAIEKNEKIIKDTKQALTIAKKEDRRIKAENKKTKKQLIWNNKNMRYLAYKAFSDFSNKIYEKYNIKNVMAEDRQKKNAPLTEEQRKQIIEHSKDIISIKKAIFNEVMEVAKRVEILPILQKKPTRLSGGQQQRVAIARAIVKKPDILLMDEPLSNLDAKLRISTRQWIRDIQRNLGITTVFVTHDQEEAMSISDIVVCMSTAKVQQMGSPLELYNKPRNKFVARFLGMPEMALFPGEYNNNKLTVLNQEIKNVYFKNAEKMTCNVGVRAEDFIIKSSNERSQFSGVIKTVENFGKESKLIVNIENVGECNFLVDNSYAYEIGDKVYFDMPVEKLHIFDSITDERVEYEIKK; this is encoded by the coding sequence ATGATTTGAATAAGAAAAATTATTGATAAACTTAAAAAATCATCTGCTAAAATGAAACCCAACTATAAATCTGAATATGATAGGTTGGTTAAAAAAATTGAAACAGATGATATTGATGCTGAATCAATTCCAGCAATAGAACTTAAGAATGTAATTATTGACTTTGGTGAAACATTAGCTGTTGATGATGTTAGTTTCAAAATACCAAATGGAAAATTAGTTACACTTTTAGGTCCTTCTGGTAGTGGTAAAACAACTACCCTTAATGCTATTAGTGGACTTTTAACAGTTACTAGTGGTAATGTATATTTTAATGGCAAGGATGTTACAAACCTATCTCCACAAAATAGAAAATTAGGTTTTGTTTTCCAAAACTATGCACTTTATCCACACATGAGTGTTTTTGACAATATTGCATTTCCACTTAAGAATGATTCTGTATGACAAAATAAGATATTAGATAGAAAAAATAGAGCTATTTTAAAAATTAAAAACATTTATTTAGGAACATTAAATGCTGAGCAATCTGAAATTAATGAAATAAATAGACTTTGAAATATCTATGAAAATATTTCAAAGGAAACTGACTATGAATTAGCTGAATTCATGGTTAGAATTAATAAAAACATTGAAAAAGCTAGAACTGATTACAAATTAGCTAAGATTCACTTAAATGGTGAGTTATCTACTATTTCAAAAACAATTTTAAAAGCTCATGAAAGTCTTAAAAAATCTTCACAGACAAAGGTTAATCTTATCAAAAATTACTTTAATCTTATGCGTGCTAATAAAGAAATTAAGCATGAAAGTGAATACCCAAAATGTGAATTTTTAGATCAAATTGATATGTCTCTTTTACATAAAAAAAATGTAAAAGGTATTAATGAAGCTCAAGCAGAATTTAACAAAATAGAAAATAAGATTTTAGAATTTTCAAAAATTGACACAAAACAATTTTCTGAAAAAACTCAACTTAAACTTGTTAAATTAGAATCTAAATTAATTAAAACAAGCTTGTACTACAAATATTGTCTAAATACATATAAAGCAATTGAAAAAAATGAAAAAATAATTAAAGATACAAAACAAGCTTTAACTATAGCTAAAAAAGAAGATAGAAGAATCAAAGCTGAAAACAAAAAGACTAAAAAACAACTTATTTGAAATAATAAAAATATGCGTTATTTAGCTTACAAAGCTTTTAGTGATTTTAGTAACAAAATTTACGAAAAATACAATATTAAAAACGTTATGGCTGAAGATCGTCAAAAGAAAAATGCTCCTTTAACTGAAGAACAAAGAAAGCAAATTATTGAACATTCTAAAGATATTATTTCAATTAAAAAAGCTATCTTTAATGAAGTTATGGAAGTAGCTAAAAGAGTTGAAATTCTTCCTATATTACAGAAAAAACCTACAAGATTATCTGGTGGTCAACAACAACGTGTTGCTATTGCTCGTGCTATTGTTAAAAAACCTGACATTCTTTTAATGGACGAACCATTGTCAAACTTGGATGCTAAATTACGTATTTCAACAAGACAATGAATTAGAGATATTCAAAGAAATCTTGGTATTACAACTGTTTTTGTTACTCACGACCAAGAAGAAGCTATGTCAATTAGTGACATTGTTGTCTGCATGTCAACAGCTAAAGTACAACAAATGGGCTCACCATTAGAGTTGTATAATAAACCAAGAAATAAATTTGTTGCTCGTTTCTTAGGTATGCCTGAAATGGCACTTTTCCCTGGAGAGTACAATAACAATAAATTAACTGTTTTAAATCAAGAAATAAAAAATGTTTATTTCAAAAATGCTGAAAAAATGACATGTAATGTCGGTGTTAGAGCTGAAGACTTTATCATTAAATCAAGCAATGAAAGAAGTCAATTTTCAGGTGTTATAAAAACAGTTGAAAACTTTGGTAAAGAAAGTAAATTGATTGTGAATATTGAAAACGTTGGTGAATGTAACTTCCTTGTTGACAATTCATATGCATATGAAATTGGAGACAAAGTTTACTTCGATATGCCTGTTGAAAAGCTTCATATTTTTGATAGCATAACTGACGAAAGAGTTGAGTATGAAATTAAAAAATAA
- a CDS encoding thermonuclease family protein — protein MKKIIGSLCASFTPLGALIAISCGNSTSSISKEDFSKYEVSDDFVNVSNAHRQKIIEKINANNFNYKNAIPELSKDNKRLFSIGMDSDGYFLYFEKKNVDDVPKGFAPEEQKDVTIKRPITYSFIVVKADQVSKKFNKVSGTQVTHNDSINFTLHATNSIYTSFEKIKPYAFEFKNIDWEPLKGIVFDGEIVNHSDGDTFTVRVEKIDQSNTNYKVGQEVKIRINGIDTPEKQVGGRTADDFERSYAELSSRFGRETFKTGQKVRVFYTGIDAFGRTVGDIFFGDKFQYLYSLEITRAGLTLPAYDGTLISLVDNIPNKKNIEHYFSWQAALAMKQAIEMKNGFYKTFETPFEVERIYRMKSNTKWRIFFKDSDENIFTINDSEYAKSKDFKIEEMSYNNIN, from the coding sequence ATGAAAAAAATAATTGGTTCTTTATGTGCATCTTTTACACCATTAGGCGCTTTAATTGCTATTTCATGTGGTAATTCGACAAGTTCTATTTCTAAGGAAGATTTCTCAAAATATGAAGTTAGTGATGATTTTGTAAATGTTTCGAATGCTCATCGTCAGAAAATTATTGAAAAAATTAATGCTAATAATTTTAATTACAAAAATGCTATTCCAGAATTATCAAAAGATAACAAAAGATTATTTTCTATAGGAATGGATTCAGATGGCTATTTTCTATACTTTGAGAAAAAAAATGTTGATGATGTTCCTAAAGGTTTTGCTCCTGAAGAACAAAAAGATGTTACAATTAAACGCCCTATAACTTATAGTTTTATTGTTGTTAAAGCGGATCAGGTTTCTAAGAAATTTAATAAAGTTTCCGGTACTCAAGTTACACATAATGATAGTATTAATTTTACCCTTCATGCAACAAATTCTATTTATACTTCATTTGAAAAAATAAAACCATATGCTTTTGAATTTAAAAACATCGATTGAGAACCATTAAAAGGTATTGTTTTTGATGGCGAAATTGTTAATCATAGCGATGGTGACACATTTACTGTAAGAGTTGAAAAAATTGATCAATCTAATACTAATTATAAGGTTGGCCAAGAAGTTAAAATTAGAATAAATGGTATTGATACACCAGAAAAACAAGTAGGCGGCAGAACAGCAGATGATTTTGAAAGATCTTATGCTGAATTAAGTTCACGTTTTGGCAGAGAAACTTTTAAAACAGGACAAAAGGTTAGAGTTTTTTACACTGGAATAGATGCATTTGGAAGAACTGTTGGTGATATATTTTTTGGTGATAAATTCCAATATTTATATTCTTTAGAAATAACTAGAGCAGGATTAACGTTACCAGCATATGATGGAACTCTTATATCATTAGTTGATAATATTCCTAATAAAAAAAATATTGAACACTACTTTTCATGACAAGCTGCGCTTGCTATGAAACAAGCTATTGAAATGAAAAACGGTTTTTATAAAACATTTGAAACTCCTTTTGAAGTTGAAAGAATATACCGTATGAAATCAAACACCAAATGACGTATCTTTTTTAAAGATTCAGATGAAAACATATTTACGATAAATGATTCAGAATATGCAAAAAGTAAAGACTTTAAAATAGAAGAGATGTCATATAATAATATTAATTAA
- a CDS encoding GIY-YIG nuclease family protein codes for MQHYEIIEKIKNVSTSPGIYLWKDNNNQILYVGKAKNLRKRMLQYFEGATNSYKTHKLVSLVSDFEVYLCKTNKEALILEKKFIDKYNPEFNILLLDDKKYPYLKLQLLKNNISISLSRKVSKNNDPNTFYYGPFPTGYGARPILKLLEHEILFDKGLKINSNDHDFWKKQFTKASEILSLKNHSYLQDLEKRMHEAAKAYQFELAAFLRDGLFYLKKLKESQIIELSQYKNIDVFAYKVKNNLIFATILFYRFGSLINKTNLEIPISISESESINFFFEQFYKDKILPDSFIVPEKILELNLNLPNEYKFIVPKIGINKKILDLCFINLEDYYDKEHFQYENKIEKSRKILETFNQYLNLDSLKNIVIFDNSNINNTNPVGVAIVYTNGIKNKSLYRKFNLINENLRHSDVEYMRQSVLKFFNSLKNDKQYDLIIADGGIAQVNEVKKTLNSLNLKIPVIGLVKDDNHKTKSLIDLQLNEISISDQNLYNFLSEIQIEVDRFAKVNFRKRKKINSLEGKLTSIPGLGIKMENKLLKTFGNYSKIYNASLEELEKVIPKKIAFKIYKKEFE; via the coding sequence ATGCAACATTATGAAATAATTGAAAAAATTAAGAATGTTTCAACAAGTCCTGGTATTTATTTATGAAAAGATAACAATAATCAAATTTTATATGTTGGCAAAGCTAAAAATCTAAGAAAAAGGATGCTCCAATATTTTGAAGGAGCTACAAATTCATACAAAACACATAAATTAGTTTCTCTTGTGTCAGATTTTGAAGTTTATTTATGCAAAACAAATAAAGAAGCTTTGATTTTAGAAAAGAAATTTATTGATAAATATAATCCTGAATTTAATATTTTATTACTTGATGATAAAAAATATCCTTATTTAAAACTTCAATTATTAAAAAATAATATTTCAATATCTTTATCAAGAAAGGTATCAAAAAATAATGACCCTAATACTTTTTATTATGGTCCTTTTCCTACTGGCTATGGTGCTAGGCCAATATTAAAATTATTAGAACATGAAATTCTTTTTGATAAAGGACTTAAAATAAATTCTAATGATCATGATTTCTGAAAAAAACAATTTACAAAAGCTTCTGAAATTTTAAGTTTAAAAAATCATTCTTATCTTCAAGATTTAGAAAAACGGATGCATGAAGCAGCTAAAGCATATCAATTTGAACTTGCTGCATTTTTAAGAGATGGACTTTTTTATTTAAAAAAACTCAAAGAGTCTCAAATTATCGAACTTAGTCAATATAAAAACATTGATGTTTTTGCATATAAAGTTAAAAACAATTTAATTTTCGCAACTATTCTTTTTTATCGTTTTGGTTCACTAATTAATAAGACGAATTTAGAAATCCCTATATCAATTAGTGAAAGTGAAAGTATTAACTTCTTTTTTGAACAATTTTATAAAGACAAAATTTTGCCTGACAGCTTTATAGTTCCAGAAAAAATTCTTGAACTTAATTTAAATTTACCGAATGAATATAAATTTATTGTGCCTAAAATAGGCATTAATAAGAAAATACTAGACTTATGTTTTATTAACCTTGAAGATTATTATGACAAGGAGCATTTTCAATATGAAAATAAAATAGAAAAATCAAGAAAAATATTAGAAACATTTAATCAATATTTAAATCTTGATTCACTAAAAAATATTGTGATATTTGATAATTCAAATATAAACAATACAAATCCAGTTGGTGTTGCTATTGTTTATACAAACGGTATAAAGAATAAAAGTTTATATCGTAAATTTAATCTTATTAATGAAAATTTACGCCATTCAGATGTTGAATATATGAGGCAATCAGTTTTAAAATTTTTCAATAGTTTAAAAAACGATAAGCAATATGATTTAATTATTGCTGATGGTGGAATTGCGCAAGTTAATGAAGTTAAAAAAACTTTAAATTCATTAAATCTTAAAATACCTGTTATTGGGCTTGTCAAGGACGATAATCATAAAACTAAGTCATTAATTGATTTGCAACTTAATGAAATTAGCATTTCTGATCAAAATCTTTATAATTTTTTATCAGAAATTCAAATAGAAGTTGACAGATTTGCCAAAGTTAATTTCAGAAAAAGAAAAAAAATAAATTCTCTTGAAGGCAAGCTTACAAGCATACCTGGTTTAGGTATAAAGATGGAAAATAAATTACTAAAAACATTCGGAAATTATTCAAAAATTTATAATGCTTCATTAGAAGAGCTCGAAAAAGTCATACCTAAAAAAATAGCTTTTAAAATATACAAAAAAGAATTTGAATAA
- a CDS encoding HAD-IIB family hydrolase, giving the protein MSNINDNEMTYFIDLDGTLFDKKIGSCISKKNLSAILLVKNFARILISTGRGSNDQKVKQAIYQLGIKDYICSSGAEIFINNERKYAFFLEESTIDKIINYCQTNKMMFVVFDQNGESIYLNSKVPYWFIKLFFTKKFHEIGLVQKYNKNAHKNIVKIAIVLKNRFKAEKQLNLFLKYFSETCNAYLASNNYIIEVTNAKTNKGIAASIYMQEKNISVSNTIHIGDSDSDVATKGYVGKFVAMMNSTSKAKAFADEIGPNYTRGGLFKYFLKNKKDTNNA; this is encoded by the coding sequence ATGAGTAATATTAACGATAATGAAATGACTTATTTTATTGATCTTGATGGAACTTTATTTGATAAAAAAATAGGATCATGTATTAGTAAAAAAAACTTATCAGCAATTTTATTAGTCAAAAACTTCGCCAGAATTTTAATCTCTACTGGTAGAGGTTCAAATGATCAAAAAGTAAAACAAGCAATATATCAACTAGGTATAAAGGATTATATTTGTTCTTCAGGTGCAGAGATTTTCATAAATAATGAAAGAAAATATGCATTCTTTTTAGAAGAATCAACGATTGATAAGATTATTAACTATTGTCAAACTAACAAAATGATGTTTGTTGTGTTTGATCAAAATGGCGAATCTATTTATTTAAACTCTAAGGTACCATATTGATTCATAAAACTTTTTTTTACGAAAAAATTTCATGAAATTGGACTTGTTCAAAAATACAACAAAAATGCACATAAAAACATAGTTAAAATTGCTATTGTTTTAAAAAATAGATTCAAGGCCGAAAAACAGTTAAATTTATTTTTAAAATATTTTTCAGAAACATGTAATGCATATTTGGCTAGCAACAATTATATTATTGAAGTTACAAATGCTAAAACTAATAAAGGTATAGCAGCATCTATATATATGCAAGAAAAAAATATAAGTGTTTCAAATACAATTCATATTGGTGATTCTGATTCTGATGTTGCAACAAAAGGATATGTTGGTAAGTTTGTAGCAATGATGAATTCAACATCGAAGGCAAAAGCATTTGCTGATGAAATTGGGCCCAATTATACCCGCGGCGGATTATTTAAATATTTTTTAAAAAATAAAAAGGATACCAATAATGCTTAA
- a CDS encoding carbohydrate ABC transporter permease, with product MKLKNKHWAKISHKSPFLAKMAMEKQAENKTESVSESVVLKRTPSWKPLSMLLPTFIIILVFTIIPLFINIKHAFYKTDDNLQMHFTLEHYRSLIQDPFFAVGVRNSLIYALIVLPFVMAISLLISSCIASVYNKSARGIWQTVFFLPYITNIVAISLSFIQFFAPNGLYNNIVGSNTAWLEKGGTYNFEALFPMLVNGVWSGLAFNILIFTTAMLSVDKNLYKSASIDGIGGIKQFFTITLPSIKSTTTFLITMGIINGIKVFPLALFKNDTTLATANGASTLMLYVYHMTNTGNDALASASSVVLFIIGLVYSLLIRRGFNAVILASINLGESNVWNKIKNSPVMIEYQTKKE from the coding sequence ATGAAATTAAAAAATAAACATTGAGCTAAAATATCTCATAAGTCACCATTTTTAGCTAAAATGGCAATGGAAAAACAAGCAGAAAACAAGACTGAATCAGTTTCTGAATCAGTTGTTCTTAAAAGAACACCATCTTGAAAACCATTGTCTATGCTATTGCCGACTTTTATAATTATTTTAGTTTTTACAATCATTCCTTTATTTATCAATATAAAACATGCTTTTTATAAAACTGATGATAATTTGCAAATGCATTTTACATTAGAGCATTATAGAAGTCTTATACAAGATCCATTCTTTGCTGTTGGGGTTAGAAACTCATTGATATATGCATTGATTGTTTTACCATTTGTTATGGCAATATCACTACTTATATCATCATGTATTGCTTCAGTTTATAACAAATCAGCTAGAGGAATATGACAAACAGTTTTCTTCTTGCCATATATAACAAATATTGTTGCAATTTCACTTTCATTTATACAGTTTTTTGCTCCAAATGGTTTATATAATAATATTGTTGGATCTAACACAGCATGACTAGAAAAAGGTGGAACATATAATTTTGAAGCATTATTCCCTATGCTAGTTAATGGTGTTTGATCTGGACTTGCATTTAATATTTTAATTTTTACAACTGCTATGTTGTCAGTTGACAAAAACCTCTATAAATCAGCGTCAATTGACGGAATTGGTGGTATTAAACAATTCTTCACAATTACATTACCATCTATTAAATCAACAACAACATTCTTAATTACAATGGGAATTATTAATGGTATTAAAGTATTCCCATTAGCATTGTTTAAAAACGATACAACATTAGCTACTGCTAATGGTGCATCTACTTTAATGCTATATGTTTACCATATGACTAATACTGGAAATGATGCACTTGCTTCTGCATCATCAGTTGTGTTATTCATTATAGGATTAGTTTATTCACTTCTTATTCGTAGAGGTTTTAATGCAGTTATTTTAGCGTCAATTAATTTAGGAGAGTCAAATGTTTGAAACAAAATTAAAAATTCGCCGGTGATGATCGAATATCAAACTAAGAAAGAATAG
- a CDS encoding P68 family surface lipoprotein, which yields MSKKIILNLGAVGTIISSASLFAISCGSNKSGDKIQNEDFYNPSDNEDYKREKIVIGAGFSQGKAQWNAVEKIVNVYNETQKNRKGFKPVTLLRYGNDYGSNTTTLIANLKANKKKDIPNLIFNYAPTASAIADKEISNTFGGKNMLLNFESQDNELSTNINIFHPNFQTQNKNTENVNPDGTYIIPALKSTVAMGINAPVLGYLISEMSSDSLGDRKMKVDEKFKNSELYKNIISNSQSDKDSVKKLWGSVDSNANFSSITLSEDTFASMEELLKFGDAAKQGFTTAKTNNNIKFLGVDDPASFPQIYAFAGVNGRLSNFFVSSIKENGKVKISYNNFTNPDNPAIKTLGNIYSKLKESFEKGSVALFGGGEYTSSHSITHKIAIGIGSTAGYSYNFTGSDKKITTFELQGLGIQEQLNNKTYQNAGKGSYEYKDNTSKKQTKEVLKFGGYGNNILFSTDTPSGYDIKSSDAETDKKITELLKKIAKFDKSMTNGILVFLDEKDENNKKMLSPVIEKIGNVEKVEKDGTVTKSTIYYVDGKDSKLTKTEITNTGTLQENEFISLEAPGKWQKENTKNIVYGQGPSLIGVRTNKENDDATRAFVKWLTSDEQVDFDGEKMKPWQYLGQKASYIFPVQGFENINLSREKNGYIKVAHKGFSEAVRKGSNYVIYDELAGKNSDAFRKELGQAFKTVYTKIKNNDSDKPGSFNDEIITKVSSKIRQFK from the coding sequence ATGAGTAAGAAAATTATATTAAACTTAGGAGCCGTGGGCACAATTATTTCGTCTGCTTCTCTTTTTGCTATTTCTTGTGGAAGTAATAAATCAGGAGATAAAATACAAAATGAAGATTTTTACAATCCAAGCGATAATGAAGATTATAAGCGTGAAAAAATAGTTATTGGCGCAGGCTTTTCACAAGGAAAAGCTCAATGAAATGCTGTTGAAAAAATTGTTAATGTTTATAATGAAACACAAAAAAATAGAAAAGGTTTCAAGCCTGTAACATTATTAAGATATGGTAATGATTATGGTTCAAACACAACCACTCTTATTGCAAACTTAAAAGCTAATAAAAAGAAGGATATTCCAAATTTAATTTTCAACTACGCCCCAACTGCATCAGCTATTGCTGATAAAGAAATTTCTAACACTTTTGGTGGGAAAAATATGTTGTTAAATTTTGAATCTCAAGATAATGAATTAAGCACAAATATTAATATTTTTCACCCTAATTTCCAAACTCAAAATAAAAACACAGAAAATGTTAATCCTGATGGAACATACATTATTCCAGCTTTAAAATCTACTGTTGCTATGGGTATAAACGCACCAGTTTTAGGTTATTTAATTTCTGAAATGAGTAGTGATTCTTTAGGTGATAGAAAAATGAAAGTTGATGAAAAATTTAAAAACAGTGAACTTTATAAAAACATTATAAGTAATAGTCAAAGCGATAAAGATAGTGTTAAAAAACTATGAGGTTCTGTTGATTCTAATGCTAATTTCTCATCAATTACATTAAGTGAAGATACATTTGCTTCTATGGAGGAATTGCTTAAGTTTGGTGATGCTGCTAAACAAGGATTCACTACAGCAAAAACTAATAATAACATTAAATTCTTGGGTGTTGATGACCCTGCATCATTCCCACAAATTTATGCATTTGCTGGTGTTAACGGAAGACTAAGTAACTTTTTCGTTTCATCAATTAAAGAAAATGGCAAAGTAAAGATCAGTTATAATAATTTCACTAACCCAGATAACCCAGCCATTAAAACATTGGGTAATATCTATTCAAAACTTAAAGAAAGTTTTGAAAAAGGCAGTGTTGCGCTTTTTGGTGGTGGAGAATATACATCATCTCACTCTATAACACATAAAATAGCTATTGGTATAGGTTCAACAGCGGGATATAGTTATAATTTTACAGGTAGCGACAAGAAAATAACAACTTTTGAACTTCAAGGATTAGGAATTCAAGAACAACTTAATAATAAGACTTATCAAAATGCTGGAAAAGGCAGTTATGAATATAAAGATAATACTAGTAAAAAACAAACAAAAGAAGTGCTTAAGTTTGGTGGATATGGTAATAATATACTATTTTCAACTGACACACCAAGTGGTTATGATATAAAATCATCTGATGCTGAAACTGATAAAAAAATTACTGAGTTATTAAAGAAAATCGCTAAATTTGATAAAAGCATGACTAATGGCATTTTAGTTTTTCTTGATGAAAAAGATGAAAATAATAAAAAAATGTTAAGTCCTGTCATTGAAAAAATAGGTAATGTTGAGAAAGTAGAAAAAGATGGCACTGTTACCAAATCTACTATTTATTATGTAGATGGAAAAGATAGTAAATTAACTAAAACTGAGATCACTAACACTGGAACACTTCAAGAAAATGAATTTATTTCATTAGAAGCTCCTGGGAAATGACAAAAAGAAAATACAAAAAATATTGTTTATGGCCAAGGACCTTCTCTTATTGGTGTTAGAACAAACAAAGAGAATGATGATGCTACTAGAGCCTTTGTTAAATGATTAACTTCTGATGAACAAGTTGATTTTGATGGTGAAAAAATGAAACCATGACAATATTTAGGCCAAAAAGCTTCATATATTTTCCCTGTACAAGGTTTTGAAAATATTAATTTATCTCGTGAAAAGAACGGTTACATAAAAGTTGCTCATAAAGGATTTTCTGAAGCTGTTAGAAAAGGTTCTAATTATGTAATTTATGATGAATTAGCTGGCAAAAATTCTGATGCATTTAGAAAAGAACTAGGTCAAGCATTTAAAACTGTTTATACAAAAATTAAAAATAATGATTCTGATAAACCTGGAAGCTTTAATGATGAAATAATTACTAAAGTTTCTTCAAAAATTCGTCAATTTAAATAA
- a CDS encoding thioredoxin family protein, producing MKKLKWADALSMIESQSNSSKVYFIFFSIQDDLNCKLMKSMITDIEASYNSIKDVSFYEIDAKESDVYLVPNTRYELLEVPTFCVIKNNELLNVGHNFYPKEVLINWLNEALN from the coding sequence ATGAAAAAACTAAAGTGAGCAGATGCATTATCAATGATAGAATCTCAAAGTAATTCTTCGAAAGTTTATTTCATTTTCTTTTCAATTCAGGATGATTTGAACTGTAAATTAATGAAATCAATGATAACTGACATTGAAGCATCCTACAATAGTATTAAAGATGTTTCATTTTATGAAATAGATGCAAAAGAATCAGATGTGTATTTAGTACCTAATACACGATATGAATTACTAGAAGTGCCAACTTTTTGTGTTATAAAAAATAATGAATTATTAAATGTAGGACATAATTTTTATCCTAAAGAAGTCTTAATAAATTGATTAAATGAGGCCCTTAATTAA